One stretch of Halobaculum marinum DNA includes these proteins:
- a CDS encoding DUF1826 domain-containing protein: MHSALVAPEERLDFVDARLRHVDTRACPRFHVDALRGGDSRGDAHTSFCTGGALYASHAE; the protein is encoded by the coding sequence GTGCACAGCGCACTCGTGGCGCCGGAGGAACGACTCGACTTCGTGGACGCTCGTCTCCGTCACGTCGATACGCGCGCGTGTCCCAGATTCCACGTCGACGCGCTCCGGGGCGGCGACAGCCGGGGTGATGCTCATACTTCGTTCTGCACGGGAGGGGCCTTGTACGCGAGCCACGCGGAGTGA
- a CDS encoding amino acid-binding protein, producing MPSESTPAPDEPSVDADADSAVEGEDPETDGGHETELQAHTIRLELVDEPGQLLAALKPIADNGANLLSIFHERGSLTPRGRIPVEVDIECPPARFEPILEDLREQGVNVIQADAEEYGDEVTLILVGHLVDTDLSDTLKSIQDRSGASVADIDLSAPAGAGSEAHSSARLRLRARAGQIADVVASVREVAAEKDIHVIAPLEGQP from the coding sequence ATGCCCTCCGAGTCGACGCCAGCCCCCGACGAGCCGTCGGTGGACGCCGACGCGGACTCGGCAGTCGAGGGCGAGGACCCCGAGACGGACGGCGGCCACGAGACGGAACTGCAGGCGCACACGATCAGGCTCGAACTCGTCGACGAACCGGGCCAACTGCTCGCGGCGCTGAAGCCAATCGCCGACAACGGCGCGAACCTCCTGTCGATCTTCCACGAGCGCGGGAGCCTCACGCCGCGGGGACGCATCCCCGTCGAGGTGGACATCGAGTGTCCGCCCGCGCGCTTCGAACCGATCCTCGAGGACCTTCGCGAGCAGGGCGTCAACGTGATCCAGGCGGACGCAGAGGAGTACGGCGACGAGGTGACGCTGATCCTCGTGGGCCACCTCGTCGACACCGACCTGTCGGACACGCTCAAGAGCATCCAGGACCGCTCGGGGGCCTCGGTCGCCGACATCGACCTGTCGGCCCCCGCGGGCGCCGGGTCGGAGGCGCACTCCAGCGCGCGACTCCGCCTGCGGGCGCGCGCCGGACAGATCGCCGACGTCGTCGCGAGCGTGCGCGAGGTGGCCGCCGAGAAGGACATCCACGTCATCGCGCCACTGGAGGGCCAGCCATGA
- the rpsJ gene encoding 30S ribosomal protein S10 — MPGQQARVRLAGTSPDDLDDICADVREIADKTGVALSGPIPLPTKTLEVPARKSPDGEGTATWEHWEMRVHKRLIDIDADERALRQLMRIQVPNDVSIEIVLED, encoded by the coding sequence ATGCCCGGACAGCAAGCGCGCGTCCGACTCGCGGGCACGAGCCCCGACGACCTGGACGACATCTGCGCCGACGTCCGCGAGATCGCGGACAAGACCGGCGTGGCGCTGTCGGGCCCCATCCCGCTCCCCACGAAGACGCTGGAAGTGCCGGCCCGCAAGTCCCCGGACGGTGAGGGGACGGCGACGTGGGAGCACTGGGAGATGCGCGTCCACAAGCGGCTGATCGACATCGACGCCGACGAACGCGCGCTCCGTCAGCTCATGCGGATCCAGGTCCCGAACGACGTCTCGATCGAGATCGTCCTCGAGGACTGA
- a CDS encoding antibiotic biosynthesis monooxygenase: protein MVYLLARANVADVDAWQTAFDANDDYRTEHGQRGYQVFRPRDAHDEVVVLFEWDDERSPVEFFDSPGMRERMREAGVQGRPEMTLADEVTRTAPAGPSA, encoded by the coding sequence ATGGTGTATCTCCTCGCACGAGCGAACGTCGCGGACGTCGACGCGTGGCAAACGGCGTTCGACGCGAACGACGACTACCGAACTGAACACGGACAGCGCGGCTACCAGGTGTTCCGTCCGCGCGACGCCCACGACGAGGTCGTGGTGCTGTTCGAGTGGGACGACGAGCGCTCCCCGGTGGAGTTCTTCGACTCGCCCGGGATGCGCGAGCGGATGCGCGAGGCGGGCGTCCAGGGCCGCCCAGAGATGACCCTCGCCGACGAGGTCACCCGGACCGCGCCGGCGGGGCCGTCCGCCTGA
- the tuf gene encoding translation elongation factor EF-1 subunit alpha, producing the protein MSDKPHQNLAIIGHVDHGKSTLVGRLLFETGSVPEHVIEQHREEAEEKGKGGFEFAYVMDNLAEERERGVTIDIAHQEFDTDEYYFTIVDCPGHRDFVKNMITGASQADNAVLVVAADDGVAPQTREHVFLARTLGINELIVAVNKMDVVDYSEDTYKEVVSEVEQLLKQVRFGTEDASFIPISAFEGDNIAERSDNTSWYDGKILLEALNSLPESEPPTDAPLRLPIQDVYTISGIGTVPVGRLETGEMRSGDNVSFQPSDVGGEVKTIEMHHEEVDYAGPGDNVGFNVRGVGKDDIRRGDVCGPADDPPSVAETFQAQVVVMQHPSVITAGYTPVFHAHTAQVACTIESIDQKLDPSSGEVAEENPDFIKSGDAAIVTVRPQKPISIEPSSEIPELGSFAIRDMGQTIAAGKVLSVNER; encoded by the coding sequence ATGAGCGACAAACCCCACCAGAACCTGGCCATCATCGGCCACGTCGACCACGGGAAGTCCACGCTCGTCGGGCGGCTCCTCTTCGAGACAGGGAGCGTCCCCGAGCACGTGATCGAGCAGCACCGAGAGGAAGCCGAAGAGAAGGGCAAGGGCGGATTCGAGTTCGCCTACGTCATGGACAACCTCGCAGAGGAGCGCGAGCGTGGTGTCACCATCGACATCGCCCACCAGGAGTTCGACACCGACGAGTACTACTTCACCATCGTCGACTGCCCGGGCCACCGTGACTTCGTGAAGAACATGATCACGGGCGCCTCGCAGGCCGACAACGCGGTGCTCGTCGTCGCGGCCGACGACGGTGTCGCGCCGCAGACCCGCGAGCACGTGTTCCTGGCCCGCACGCTGGGTATCAACGAGCTCATCGTCGCCGTCAACAAGATGGACGTCGTCGACTACTCGGAGGACACCTACAAGGAGGTCGTCTCCGAGGTCGAGCAGCTCCTCAAGCAGGTCCGCTTCGGCACCGAGGACGCCTCGTTCATCCCGATCTCGGCGTTCGAGGGCGACAACATCGCCGAGCGCTCCGACAACACGTCGTGGTACGATGGCAAGATCCTCCTGGAGGCCCTCAACAGCCTGCCGGAGTCTGAGCCGCCGACGGACGCGCCGCTGCGTCTGCCCATCCAGGACGTCTACACCATCTCGGGTATCGGGACCGTCCCCGTCGGACGCCTCGAGACCGGCGAGATGCGCTCGGGTGACAACGTCTCCTTCCAGCCGTCCGACGTGGGCGGTGAGGTGAAGACGATCGAGATGCACCACGAGGAAGTCGACTACGCGGGTCCCGGCGACAACGTCGGCTTCAACGTCCGCGGCGTCGGCAAGGACGACATCCGCCGTGGCGACGTCTGTGGCCCCGCCGACGACCCGCCGTCGGTCGCCGAGACGTTCCAGGCGCAGGTCGTCGTCATGCAGCACCCGTCCGTCATCACGGCGGGCTACACGCCGGTCTTCCACGCCCACACGGCGCAGGTCGCGTGTACGATCGAGTCCATCGACCAGAAGCTGGACCCGTCCTCGGGTGAGGTCGCCGAGGAGAACCCGGACTTCATCAAGTCGGGCGACGCCGCCATCGTGACGGTGCGCCCCCAGAAGCCCATCAGCATCGAGCCGTCCAGCGAGATCCCGGAGCTGGGCTCCTTCGCCATCCGCGACATGGGTCAGACCATCGCGGCCGGCAAGGTGCTCTCCGTCAACGAGCGGTAA
- a CDS encoding rhomboid family intramembrane serine protease translates to MSVTRSSTRAGSLRPVAETLALMALVSAAFWLVGLLTRPLAAFLFVLSPPTLGHPWTLATSVYAHAGVGHLLSNAVVVVVAGVPVAAATTRLRFHAFVLATGALAGLAQVWVGGLLTPTGVVGISGAAFALVGYVAAANPAADALGRVARRVDVPPRVVVVAVGLVAVAVTLAFSPAGSALIAHLAGLSLGVVAGRARLLRV, encoded by the coding sequence ATGTCCGTCACCCGGTCCTCGACACGGGCAGGCTCCCTCCGACCGGTCGCCGAGACGCTCGCGCTGATGGCGCTGGTGTCGGCGGCGTTCTGGCTGGTGGGCCTGCTCACACGACCGCTCGCTGCGTTCCTGTTCGTGCTGTCGCCGCCGACGCTCGGCCACCCGTGGACGCTCGCGACGAGCGTGTACGCCCACGCGGGGGTCGGCCACCTGCTGTCGAACGCGGTGGTCGTCGTCGTCGCCGGCGTCCCGGTCGCCGCGGCGACGACGCGGCTCCGCTTCCACGCGTTCGTGCTCGCGACCGGTGCGCTCGCCGGCCTGGCACAGGTCTGGGTGGGTGGGCTCTTGACGCCCACGGGTGTCGTCGGCATCAGCGGCGCCGCGTTCGCGCTCGTGGGCTACGTCGCCGCCGCCAACCCCGCCGCCGACGCGCTCGGTCGCGTGGCGCGCCGGGTCGACGTGCCACCCCGCGTCGTCGTCGTCGCGGTGGGGCTGGTGGCGGTGGCCGTGACCCTCGCGTTCAGCCCCGCCGGGAGCGCGCTGATCGCCCACCTCGCGGGGCTGTCGCTGGGCGTCGTCGCGGGCCGCGCGCGCCTGCTCCGTGTGTGA
- a CDS encoding DUF7562 family protein, translated as MWGSRRDRDRSSVICIACGESLPRDDAREYDKEGDRWSRRDKEFEYLCKECYRELSHQPRGDLEELLTDVEASAGGDTQEAYVAAYQTEVLKRYGGPEADTEDADGHRD; from the coding sequence ATGTGGGGTTCCCGGCGGGACCGGGACCGGTCCTCCGTCATCTGCATCGCCTGTGGTGAGTCGCTCCCCCGCGACGACGCCCGCGAGTACGACAAAGAGGGCGACCGGTGGAGTCGCCGCGACAAGGAGTTCGAGTACCTGTGTAAGGAGTGCTACCGCGAGTTGTCACACCAGCCGCGCGGCGACCTGGAGGAACTGCTGACCGACGTCGAGGCGTCCGCCGGCGGTGACACGCAGGAAGCGTACGTCGCCGCCTACCAGACGGAGGTACTGAAGCGGTACGGTGGCCCCGAAGCAGACACCGAGGACGCCGACGGTCACCGCGACTGA
- a CDS encoding cell division protein SepF codes for MGIMSKILGGGGTHSAEDYVELDLDDFESARGGAGMQVHIAEIADQRDVIDIKDAVYDGDFVIADITRHSTTDQTVERIIDELRQVVGEVDGDIVQKGDDQLIITPTGVTVSREKLGE; via the coding sequence ATGGGCATCATGAGCAAGATCCTCGGCGGCGGCGGCACCCACAGCGCCGAGGACTACGTCGAGTTGGACCTCGACGACTTCGAGAGCGCCCGCGGCGGCGCGGGGATGCAGGTGCACATCGCGGAGATCGCAGACCAGCGCGACGTGATCGACATCAAAGACGCCGTGTACGACGGCGACTTCGTCATCGCGGACATCACCCGACACTCCACGACCGACCAGACGGTCGAGCGCATCATCGACGAACTCCGACAGGTCGTCGGCGAGGTGGACGGCGACATCGTCCAGAAGGGCGACGACCAGCTCATCATCACGCCGACGGGCGTGACGGTGAGCCGCGAGAAACTCGGGGAGTAG
- a CDS encoding DUF1028 domain-containing protein produces MTFSICVREEYTDDGERHTRFGVAVTTRLPGVGTLCPFVSEHGAVATQSLVNVELGRKGIAYLGDGLAVEDALQSLLNADDGAEQRQLHGVDADGTFTFSGEECNDWYGHTSGENYTVAGNLLAGESVVAAVADTYESDAFGDAPLAERLIDALEAGHAEGGDKREHLPVQSAALQVANTEDEPFGAYYDDLRVDATETPVADLRETFEEARRGQEILEAEYADELDDDEDDGGADDADAGDAEATEE; encoded by the coding sequence ATGACCTTCAGCATCTGCGTCCGCGAGGAGTACACCGACGACGGCGAGCGCCACACGCGCTTCGGCGTCGCGGTGACGACCCGTCTGCCGGGCGTCGGCACGCTGTGCCCGTTCGTCTCCGAGCACGGCGCCGTGGCGACACAGTCGCTCGTGAACGTGGAGTTGGGCCGCAAGGGGATAGCGTACCTCGGCGACGGCCTCGCCGTCGAGGACGCGCTCCAGTCGCTGCTCAACGCCGACGACGGCGCCGAACAGCGCCAACTCCACGGCGTCGACGCCGACGGGACGTTCACCTTCTCGGGTGAGGAGTGCAACGACTGGTACGGCCACACCAGCGGCGAGAACTACACCGTCGCGGGCAACCTCCTCGCGGGCGAGTCCGTGGTCGCGGCGGTCGCCGACACGTACGAGTCCGACGCCTTCGGCGACGCGCCGCTGGCAGAGCGCCTGATCGACGCGCTGGAGGCCGGCCACGCCGAGGGCGGCGACAAGCGCGAGCACCTCCCGGTGCAGTCGGCGGCGCTGCAGGTGGCCAACACCGAGGACGAACCGTTCGGCGCCTACTACGACGACCTCCGCGTCGACGCGACCGAGACGCCCGTCGCGGACCTGCGCGAGACCTTCGAGGAGGCCCGGCGGGGCCAGGAGATTTTGGAGGCCGAGTACGCCGACGAACTCGACGACGACGAGGACGACGGCGGAGCAGACGACGCCGACGCGGGCGACGCCGAAGCGACAGAGGAGTAG
- a CDS encoding RNB domain-containing ribonuclease: MSDAQQDEEPDPGTAEAQGPVTITEGLADALADKRESLFAEFEIRDEFPPEVMREAKDRTEGVQQEIQDEVDERRDLRDLTTWTTDPADAQDFDDAISIEEHDDEYQLWVHIADVSHYVHPDSAMWEEAVERGNTVYLPGYTIHMLPPILAETVCSLVPNEDRLAHTVEMHLDKETLSFDTLDIYKSVINSDERLTYKQCERRLDDPDAPLHEKCALAYDVADQLHEQRKKDGSLVLNPSRDRAHTIIEECMLKANKAVTHELMWNRGVEAMYRVHPQPTPEQWNKALKEIQELDGVSIPGDAWGDDPRIAVNAALEAAPDRQLNKIQRAVLKVMPRAKYMNDPFGGHHALNFDIYGHFTSPIRRLSDLINHWIVHENDVPENLIELCDSASDKQKDAETAERLYKQFMQEVGLDSYAVNNRGVEVMDDPEDAQYDRPDTVPE; this comes from the coding sequence ATGAGTGACGCCCAGCAGGACGAGGAGCCGGACCCAGGCACCGCCGAGGCGCAGGGGCCGGTGACGATCACCGAAGGGCTCGCGGACGCGCTCGCCGACAAGCGAGAGTCGCTGTTCGCCGAGTTCGAGATTCGCGACGAGTTCCCGCCCGAGGTGATGCGCGAGGCGAAAGACCGCACCGAGGGCGTCCAACAGGAGATCCAAGACGAGGTCGACGAGCGACGCGACCTGCGTGACCTGACGACGTGGACGACCGACCCAGCGGACGCGCAGGACTTCGACGACGCCATCTCCATCGAAGAGCACGACGACGAGTACCAGTTGTGGGTCCACATCGCCGACGTGAGCCACTACGTCCACCCAGACTCCGCGATGTGGGAGGAGGCCGTCGAGCGTGGGAACACGGTGTACCTCCCCGGCTACACCATCCACATGCTCCCGCCCATCCTCGCCGAGACGGTGTGCTCGCTGGTGCCCAACGAGGATCGGCTCGCCCACACCGTCGAGATGCACCTCGACAAGGAGACGCTCAGCTTCGACACGCTCGACATCTACAAGTCGGTGATCAACTCCGACGAGCGCCTCACCTACAAGCAGTGCGAGCGCCGCCTCGACGACCCCGACGCGCCGCTCCACGAGAAGTGCGCGCTCGCGTACGACGTGGCCGACCAACTCCACGAGCAGCGCAAGAAGGACGGCTCGCTGGTGCTCAACCCGAGCCGCGACCGCGCCCACACCATCATCGAGGAGTGCATGCTGAAGGCGAACAAGGCGGTCACACACGAGTTGATGTGGAACCGCGGGGTCGAGGCGATGTACCGCGTCCACCCCCAGCCCACCCCCGAGCAGTGGAACAAGGCGCTCAAAGAGATCCAGGAACTCGACGGCGTCTCCATCCCGGGCGACGCCTGGGGCGACGACCCGCGCATTGCCGTCAACGCCGCGCTCGAGGCGGCACCCGACCGCCAGCTCAACAAGATCCAACGCGCCGTGCTGAAGGTGATGCCCCGCGCGAAGTACATGAACGACCCGTTCGGCGGGCACCACGCGCTCAACTTCGACATCTACGGTCACTTCACCAGCCCGATCCGCCGGCTCTCGGACCTGATCAACCACTGGATCGTCCACGAGAACGACGTGCCCGAGAACCTGATCGAGTTGTGTGACAGCGCCTCGGACAAGCAGAAGGACGCCGAGACCGCCGAGCGCCTCTACAAGCAGTTCATGCAGGAGGTCGGCCTCGACTCGTACGCGGTGAACAACCGCGGCGTCGAGGTGATGGACGACCCCGAGGACGCACAGTACGACCGGCCAGACACCGTCCCCGAGTAG
- a CDS encoding RNA-binding protein yields MQVKSRHHLRSDAVSEIREALADRLGVDLDGDSFELVELTDSPFDLVLVDGDPDVLYYESDDAEREPFVTVSGANAHPPERGVVTVDAGAVSFVSDGADVMRPGITEADDSIAEGDLVAIAEETHGKVLGIGRALVDGSEMVGDSGKVVKSLHHVGDDLFEFSV; encoded by the coding sequence ATGCAGGTCAAGTCACGCCACCATCTCCGGAGCGACGCCGTCTCGGAGATTCGCGAGGCGCTCGCCGACCGCCTCGGGGTCGACCTCGACGGCGACTCCTTCGAGTTGGTCGAGCTGACCGACTCCCCGTTCGACCTCGTGCTCGTCGACGGCGACCCGGACGTGCTGTACTACGAGAGCGACGACGCCGAGCGCGAGCCGTTCGTCACCGTCAGCGGTGCGAACGCCCACCCGCCAGAGCGAGGCGTCGTCACCGTCGACGCCGGCGCGGTGTCGTTCGTCTCCGACGGCGCTGACGTGATGCGCCCCGGGATCACCGAGGCCGACGACTCCATCGCCGAGGGCGACCTCGTCGCTATCGCCGAGGAGACGCACGGGAAGGTGCTCGGAATCGGGCGCGCGCTCGTCGACGGGAGCGAGATGGTCGGCGACTCGGGCAAGGTCGTCAAGTCGCTCCACCACGTCGGCGACGACCTCTTCGAGTTCTCCGTCTGA
- a CDS encoding homoserine dehydrogenase, translated as MKLAVLGAGAVGRSVAELAGEYGHEVTALADSSSAVVDDGGVDVAAALERKDAGESLGDAEPRDALVGEYDALVEATPTTLGDAEPGFSHLRTALERDKHVVLANKGPVAERYADVRELEAESDGDVYFEATVGGAIPVCATVDDLGAKHVSAVRGILNGTANFVLSRMAAEGLDYDHVLAEAQDLGVAEADPSFDVEGTDAALKCVIVANVLREADCDSLDDLREAEVTLADAEVEGIRNIPGSALELAAEDGRTVRLVGEATRERVSVGPRLVPEHGTLAVTGTRNIVEIDHEYAGNLAISGRGAGGEETASAVLADVARLE; from the coding sequence ATGAAACTGGCCGTCCTCGGTGCGGGCGCGGTCGGGCGGTCGGTCGCCGAGTTGGCGGGCGAGTACGGGCACGAGGTGACGGCGCTGGCGGACTCCTCGTCCGCCGTCGTCGACGACGGCGGGGTCGACGTGGCCGCCGCGCTCGAACGCAAAGACGCGGGCGAGTCGCTGGGCGACGCCGAGCCGCGGGACGCACTCGTGGGCGAGTACGACGCGCTAGTGGAGGCGACGCCGACGACGCTGGGCGACGCCGAGCCAGGGTTCTCGCACCTGCGGACGGCGCTGGAGCGCGACAAGCACGTCGTGCTCGCGAACAAGGGGCCGGTCGCCGAGCGGTACGCGGACGTGCGTGAACTGGAGGCCGAGTCCGACGGCGACGTGTACTTCGAGGCGACCGTCGGCGGCGCCATCCCGGTGTGTGCGACCGTCGACGACCTCGGCGCGAAGCACGTCTCCGCGGTGCGGGGCATCCTCAACGGCACGGCGAACTTCGTGCTGTCGCGGATGGCCGCCGAGGGGCTCGACTACGACCACGTGCTCGCGGAGGCACAGGACCTGGGCGTCGCGGAGGCTGACCCCTCCTTCGACGTGGAGGGCACCGACGCGGCGCTCAAGTGCGTCATCGTCGCGAACGTGCTCCGGGAGGCCGACTGCGACTCGCTCGACGACCTCCGGGAGGCCGAGGTGACCCTCGCGGACGCCGAGGTAGAGGGAATCCGGAACATCCCCGGGAGCGCGCTGGAGTTGGCCGCCGAAGACGGGCGGACCGTCCGCCTCGTCGGCGAGGCGACGCGCGAGCGCGTGAGCGTCGGCCCGCGCCTCGTCCCCGAGCACGGCACCCTCGCGGTGACGGGGACGCGCAACATCGTCGAAATCGACCACGAGTACGCCGGCAACCTCGCCATCTCGGGGCGGGGCGCCGGCGGCGAGGAGACCGCCAGTGCGGTGCTGGCCGACGTGGCGCGACTGGAGTAG